The Methanomassiliicoccus luminyensis B10 sequence GAGCCGTCGGCAGAGAGAAGGGCGGCGGCCGAAGCGATGGGCGCGGCCAGGACGCTGGATCCCGGAGAGGACGATATCTCTGCCGCGCTGCGCGACCTCGGAGGCGCCGACGTGGCGGTGCTGGCCTCGGCCCAGGCGGACATCGGCGACGGCCTCCTGAGGCTCATGACCCCGCGGGGACGGGTGTGCGTGTTCTCCGGCCTGCCCAAGGACGCCTCGAGCAGGACGCTGGACCTGAACCAGCTCCACTATCGCGAGCTGTCCCTGGTGGGAGCGTACGGGTGCACCAGCACCAGCAACAGGGAGGCGGTGCGGCTCATATCGTCGGGCGCAGTGGACCTGCGCCCGCTGATCTCCCGCACCCTGCCCTTAGAGGAGCTGGAGTACGGGTTCAGGCTTATCGAGTCGCGGAAAGCGCTGAAGTGCGTGGTCACGAAGTTCTAGAGGTGTGTGATGATGGAAGAGAAGCTGAGGTATTTCGGAGCGAAGGTCAACGGGCTTATCGGCGGCAGCGGGCTGTCCCGCGAGGACGCCAAGGAGATGTTTCGGCAGGTGCTGCTGAACGAGCAGCCGGACCTGCAGCAGGGAGCGTTCCTGGCGGCCATCACCGCGAAGGGGGCGACGCCGCAGGAGATCGCGGGGAGCTGGGAGGCCATCTACGAGATCGACACCGTCAAGGTCACCCCGCGGGCGGACGGGCCGCTGGTGGAGAACTGCGGCACCGGCATGGACGCCCTCAAGACCTTCAACATCTCCACCGCCGCATCGGTGGTCGCGGCCGCCGACGGCGTGCTCATGGCCAAGCACGGCGCCCGGGCCATCACCTCCCGCTGCGGCACCATTGACATGCTGGAAGCGCTGGGCCTTGACGTGGAATGCGAGGTCAGCGTGGTCAAGAGGTCCATCGAGACCGCCGGCATCGGCATCTTCAACGGAATGTCCCCCAAGGTCCACCCCGTGGCCCTGGGGAGGATTCTCTCGCAGATCCGCTTCGGGACCATCCTGAACATAGCGGCCTCCCTGGCCAATCCCGCGCTCCCGGCCATCGGGGCGAGGGGGGTGTATTCCCAGGCCATGATCATGCCGGCCCTGGAGACCATGAGGGAGATCGGCTTCAAGAGGGCCATGGTGTTCCATGGGCTCGGCGCCGACGGGAGCGCGGGCATGGACGAGATGTCCACCCTCGGCCGGACCATAGTAGCGGAGATGGGGGAGGACGGGGCCGTCCGCTCCTACGAGATCGCCCCCCGGGACATGGGGCTCCAGACCGCCCGGGCGGAGGACATCTTGTCCTCGCCGGACCGGGAGCGCGAGGTGCTCCGCTTCCTGAGAGTGCTGGGCGGGGAGGAGGACGGGGCGCGCCAGGACATCGTATGCCTGAACACCGCCCCCATGCTGTACATGACCGGGAGGGTCTCGTCCCTCGCGGAGGGGGTGGAGAGGGCGCGGTCCATCATCGCGGACGGAAGGGCGCTCGGCAAGCTCCAGGACTGGATAAAGGCGCAGAACACCGACCCGGCGGCCGGCCTCGAGAAGTTCGACGACCTGGTCAGCAGGGCCGACGCCGCCGCGTGAGAATAGAGCTGAACGGAGGGCCCGGCCCCTCGCCCGGCCGGCCCTCTCATCCTTTTACTTTCGCTTTTCTCTTGATGCCCTTGTGAACGTCATCCTCCGTCTCGGAGGTCAGGACCACGGTGTACTTCTGGGGCTCCCCGTCGAACTCTATGACCGGGACCTTGGCCGCCTTCTCCAGCTTGAGGATGAAGTCCCTGAAGAACTCCAGGTCCTCGATCTCCACGGACGCGGGGAACTGGAGGTGGAACGCGTGGACCTCCGGTATGGCGTCGAAGAAGTAGCGCAGGTCGGCCTTCGACATCAGCTCGCGGAACCTCGCGGCATCCTTCTTGCGAGCGGACAGCTCGATCAAGCGGTCTGACCAGACATCGCCGGCCTTTATCACAACGGTCTCTGTTCCCAGCACCTTCCACATGGTCCCGGGGAACCCGTTCTCGACTAATAAAGGCTATCGCGCGGACGCCTTACAGGGCGTCGGGCTGGGGGAGCTTGGCAATGTCGAAGTCCTTGCGCATCAGAAGGTCCTTGATGCCGGATATGTCGGCCTTCCGCTGTATCAGGCCGTTGAGCACCCCCGCGCAGGCTATGTCCCCCACGCAAACCGCACCCACCAGCACGTTCCCGCGTATCACCAGCTTGCGGTAGGTGCCCCCCTCCACGTCGCGGGAGGTGAGCACCTCCATGCCCGCCTCGTCCCGGGTGCGGCACTTGCCCATGCTGATGGCGGGGAGCCCGAAGAACTCCGCCGAGTTCATGCCCATGCCGCCGGTGTACTCCACTTCCTTGCCGGCCATGTTCATGCCCGCGATGTGGCCCTGCTCCACCGCGTTGGGCCAGATGGCATGGGTGTGGTTCCCCCCGTCCAGAAGGTCGGCCGCTTCGGCCACGTCCCCCGCGGCGTAGATGTTCAGGTCGGAAGTGCGCATGTGCCGGTCCACGGTGATGCCATAGTCAACGGCGAGCCCGGCGTTCTTGGCCAGGGTGACGTTCGGACGCACCCCCTTGGCCATGATGACCATGTCGCCCGGTATCTCGGTCCCGTCCTCCAGGCGGACCCCGGAGACCCACTCGTCCCCGGTAATCTCCTGGACCGACGAGTTCATGAGCACCTTGATGCCGTTGCGCTCGACCGCCTCGCGGACCATCTCCGCGCCGGTCCGGTCCATGGTCTGGGAGAGCAGTTGGTTCGAGGCCACTATGATCGTCACGTCCATCCCCCTGGCGTGCAGCGCGTCGGCGGCCTTCATGCCCACCAGCCCGCCGCCCAGCACCAGGGCCTTCTCTCCCGGCGCGGCCTCCTCGGACACTTTCCTGGCGTCATCCCAGGTCCTCAGCAGGTGGGCGCCCGGCTTGTCGTTCCCGGGGATGTCGTACGGAAATGCGCCTGCCCCGGTGGCCAGGAGCAGTTTCCTGTACCCCACCACTGAACCGTCATTGAGCTCGACGATCCTCTCGCGGGGGTCCACCCGCACAGCCCGGCTGCCCAGAATGGCCTCGGCGTTCATGCGGGAATAGAAATCGGAAGGCCGGAACAGCAGCAATCCCTCCGGCAGGTGGCCCGAGATGTAGTGAGTGATGAGGCACCGGGAGTACGCCAGCACCACCTCGTTGGAGATCATGGCGATGGTGCCGGAACGGTCCACCTTGCGTATCCCCTCGCACCCGCCGACCCCAGCGGCGCTGTTACCGATAATAATGTAATCGTAGCGGCGCATCCGGTCACCCTTCGACGGTCCCCTGCTCCCTGGCCGGGGCGGCGCTCACTGCATCGCTCTGAATGATGATGGCCTCGAACTTGCACGCCGAAACGCAGGCGGGGACCTCGCGCCCGGGGCACAGATCGCATTTCACCGCCACCCTGGCGGCCGCATTGCGGAACACCGCGCCGCTGTGGCAGCTCATCACGCACATCCAGCAGCCCACGCACTTCCGGGGGTCGTGCCGCACCACGCCGTCCTCGCCCTTCCTCAGAGCACCGGCCATGCATGCCGTGACGCACTTCGGATCATCGCAATGCCGGCAGCGCAACGGGAGAGGCCTTCCCTTCTTGCCAGAGCCGTCGCCCGGACCATATAGCACCTTGATCCGGGGCAATGGGGCGTCCACGGGGTCCGAGCTTGCGGGGCCCATGCTCAAGGTATGCTCGAGGGCGCACGCTCTCTCGCAAGCCCTGCACCCCTTGCACCGGTCTGGTATGATCACGATCCTGTTCATTCTCTGCCGCCGTGCGTTACCATATCAAGGCAGAAAATACCACGTATTTAAAGTCTGGTCATTATCTAAAATGCAACCGAAGGGTTTTGGCCTTACTCGCTCGCAAAGCTGCGAAATTCGTATATTCGGAGATAATCCTTCCACGACTTGACCCCATTCTGGTCTCACGGAAGAGAATCGTAAGGGTCAGCACCGGTGGGGGTGGCCCGCTACCAAATATTAATGTGCGGTGAGAGGTTTGGAGGACCGATATGCCGTCCGTACCCCTCCCCCCGCACCGGCACTGCAAGAGGTGCAAGGCGCCCATCCCCGAGGACAAGTGGTATTGCTCCGAGGAATGCGAGACCGCCGCCCGGGTCGATGAGAGAGGGTCGAGCCGCAAGATGCTGCTGTTCTACGGCCTGGCCATCGCCGCGCTGGTCGGCTTGTGGCTCCTGACGATCTTCATCTGATCTCGGGGCGGCCGACCGCTTCCAGGACCCGGACCATATCGGCCGTCTCCCTCACGTCGTGCACCCTGATTATATCCGCCCCGTTGAGCACGGCCGCCGCGGCCGCGCCGAGGCTGCCGCCCAGCCTCCGATCCGGCGCTTCCCCCGTCAGCTTGCCGATGAAGCCCTTCCGGGACGCCCCCAGCAGCAGGGGGCGGCCGGCGGAGCGGAACTCCCTGCCACGCCGGAGGATCTCGAGGTTGTGCTCCATCAGCTTCCCGAACCCGATGCCGGGATCTATGATCACCTGCTCGCGGAGCACGCCTTCCTCGGCCGCGGCCTTGAGGCGCTCCTCCCAGTGCCACATTATGTCCCCGACCACGTCCTCGTAGGTTCCCGGGGACACCATATTCTGCATCACCGCCGGATCGTCCAGGGTGTGCATCAGGACTATGGGGGCGCCGGTGTCGCCCACCACCCTTGACATCTCAGGGTCCTGAAGCCCCATCACGTCGTTGATGATGGACGCGCCGGCCTCCATGGCCGCCCTAGCCACCTCCGGCTTCCTGGTGTCCACGGAAATTGGCACGGCGAGCTTCGATGCCAGCTCCTCCACTATCGGGATGACCCGACGAAGCTCCTCCTCCGCCGGCACCGCCTGGGAGCCGGGGCGGGTCGACTCGCCGCCGACATCGATGATGTCGGCGCCCTCGGCAGCCATCTCCAGGCCACGCTTCACCGCGGCGTCCTTGCCGTAGAACCTTCCGCCGTCGGAGAACGAGTCGGGGGTGATGTTCAGAACGCCCATGACCAGGGGGCGGCCGAAGTCCATCCACCCG is a genomic window containing:
- a CDS encoding NAD(P)/FAD-dependent oxidoreductase — its product is MRRYDYIIIGNSAAGVGGCEGIRKVDRSGTIAMISNEVVLAYSRCLITHYISGHLPEGLLLFRPSDFYSRMNAEAILGSRAVRVDPRERIVELNDGSVVGYRKLLLATGAGAFPYDIPGNDKPGAHLLRTWDDARKVSEEAAPGEKALVLGGGLVGMKAADALHARGMDVTIIVASNQLLSQTMDRTGAEMVREAVERNGIKVLMNSSVQEITGDEWVSGVRLEDGTEIPGDMVIMAKGVRPNVTLAKNAGLAVDYGITVDRHMRTSDLNIYAAGDVAEAADLLDGGNHTHAIWPNAVEQGHIAGMNMAGKEVEYTGGMGMNSAEFFGLPAISMGKCRTRDEAGMEVLTSRDVEGGTYRKLVIRGNVLVGAVCVGDIACAGVLNGLIQRKADISGIKDLLMRKDFDIAKLPQPDAL
- a CDS encoding DUF2116 family Zn-ribbon domain-containing protein, which gives rise to MPSVPLPPHRHCKRCKAPIPEDKWYCSEECETAARVDERGSSRKMLLFYGLAIAALVGLWLLTIFI
- a CDS encoding 4Fe-4S dicluster domain-containing protein, with amino-acid sequence MNRIVIIPDRCKGCRACERACALEHTLSMGPASSDPVDAPLPRIKVLYGPGDGSGKKGRPLPLRCRHCDDPKCVTACMAGALRKGEDGVVRHDPRKCVGCWMCVMSCHSGAVFRNAAARVAVKCDLCPGREVPACVSACKFEAIIIQSDAVSAAPAREQGTVEG
- the trpD gene encoding anthranilate phosphoribosyltransferase — its product is MMEEKLRYFGAKVNGLIGGSGLSREDAKEMFRQVLLNEQPDLQQGAFLAAITAKGATPQEIAGSWEAIYEIDTVKVTPRADGPLVENCGTGMDALKTFNISTAASVVAAADGVLMAKHGARAITSRCGTIDMLEALGLDVECEVSVVKRSIETAGIGIFNGMSPKVHPVALGRILSQIRFGTILNIAASLANPALPAIGARGVYSQAMIMPALETMREIGFKRAMVFHGLGADGSAGMDEMSTLGRTIVAEMGEDGAVRSYEIAPRDMGLQTARAEDILSSPDREREVLRFLRVLGGEEDGARQDIVCLNTAPMLYMTGRVSSLAEGVERARSIIADGRALGKLQDWIKAQNTDPAAGLEKFDDLVSRADAAA
- the folP gene encoding dihydropteroate synthase — protein: MIARVRRYRSEEEAFSEWRRLGIAGPSPDQVRSGMVFVYVEGEEEQLEKIIGAAEGRGAGASLSLSGRRPKVLLYAPLSILRDVGSSPRATPVAHALDGYFSTRTPGIALPAGWMDFGRPLVMGVLNITPDSFSDGGRFYGKDAAVKRGLEMAAEGADIIDVGGESTRPGSQAVPAEEELRRVIPIVEELASKLAVPISVDTRKPEVARAAMEAGASIINDVMGLQDPEMSRVVGDTGAPIVLMHTLDDPAVMQNMVSPGTYEDVVGDIMWHWEERLKAAAEEGVLREQVIIDPGIGFGKLMEHNLEILRRGREFRSAGRPLLLGASRKGFIGKLTGEAPDRRLGGSLGAAAAAVLNGADIIRVHDVRETADMVRVLEAVGRPEIR